The Phaeodactylum tricornutum CCAP 1055/1 chromosome 6, whole genome shotgun sequence region GGCGATCGAATCAGGAATCGTTGGACTCCTAGTCGATGCCCTGAAAGCGCATCATGAGGATGCAACACTTTGTGAATGGGCACTCGGTGCGTTAACAACGCTTGCGTGTAGTCCCTTCACGAAAAGCGACTTGGCGAAGACTGGAGTGATTGAAGCTGTTTTGGAATTGCTCGACTTTCATCAAAATTCGGCCGGAATCTTGGAATGGACATCCCGGTGCTTGCACAACCTCGTACATCAATACGTGGTACTTGATGTTGAAGCTGCCGAGGAGGAAATGCAAGCGCAAATCAAAAAGAATATTTCCAGCATCATTGAAGCCAACGGCGTTTCTACGCTCCTTAACGCAATGAAGCTTCATGCTACCGAGCCAATTGCGCTGCTATGGGCGACAAAGCTCATGTGGCGTCTTTTCGGTCGTAAGGAAGAAAGTTCCACTGTGCGAGTCTTATTTCAATTGCGTCAGGACGGATTCGTTCCTCTCTCCACAAAGCTGCTACGACAGCAGTCTACGAGCAGTGAACTTTTCCAACTTATATCTCGATTAGTCTgtatgttgttgttgaagaTGGATGATGGAGCGTTGTATGAAACTGCCTCGGTTGCCATGCCGTCTATTGTTCGTCAAATGGAAGAGTtcaaagacgacgaaacgTTGCAAGAGGCCGGATGTCGACTGCTTTGCGCTCTCAGCACCGGTGGCGAATCAGTACAAGAAAATTTAAAGGAAGCGGATGGAATCTTGGCAATTGTGAAGACTATGGAGCGTCTTCCTGAAAATTTGATGCTATTGACAAGAGCTGGCTGGTGCTTATGGCGGCTATCCGCCAATCCCTCGCTGTTTGATTCAGGCCTTGTGGAGAAATCCTTACAAGCATTGAGCAGTGCTATGGACAGCCACAGGGACTCTGTCGATCTATTGGTGTCGACGTGTGGATTCTCGAGAAATAGTACCATGGTAGATGGCGTGTCGCCTACTGCTTATCCTTTAGATGTTATTTTTCGGTGGTTGACAACGGAGGGGCAAGCAAGCCATTATAAAGTACAGGCATCACAAGCTTTGCATACTTTATCGAGAAAATACAACGATTTCTTGCATCTGCTCAACGAAAGCGTCGGTATCCCAAGGATGATTGCATCTCTTCGCGATCCACAATCTTGTTGCCGTATTGATATTTGCTGCATTCTGACAGTCCTGGCCAGAAATTCAGAAGACTCACGCCAAATGCTCGCATCTGCTGATGTTGTCCAGACAGCTTTAGCAGAGCTCGCCGAAACAAATGATCTCAACTGGAAGGCTTGTCTCCTGCGACTCGTTTCTACAATTTTGGTGTCAGAATGTGCCCTACAGATTGACGTTCCTATACATGCTATTCAAACAGCAATTGGTGGAGTGGAAGGGAGCACATTTGATCCTTCCTTAAGCGAGTTAGCGTGCATATGTGTTCGCAACCTGCTTTTGACACCTAATTCACGCGTTGGTGTCGAAGGGTTGGTGAAAGCTATGACAGACACTATTGATACATGTGCCGTCTCCGACAGCCTCTGTATAGAGGCGTGCTATGTAATTTGGGCCCTGACCTCAAAGTACTCCGATCGGAATCCATCCGAATTGTCTGCTATGATGACGTCTTTAATTGGACTTATGGGTAAGTTTATGGAACCGCTTAATCTTGAGATCCAGTCCGCTGCAGCTGGCACTCTAGCTAGTGTACTCGCATCTATAGTACGCTCTCCTATCCCTTTGAAGGTTCAAGATGTTGAAGTGGTCATATCGGTCATTTATAAGATCATCGATACTAAGCCCGGAGCATCCGAAGCAATTGAACATCTACTCGCCGTTTTGTGGAATTGCTGCCTTGTGGACGAGAATACTCTCGTTCAAGGTGGTGTAGTTGTCGCAGTTATCGATACTATGGTCGACAACGAAagcaatttgcaaattcAGGAGCGTGGTTGCACAATCCTCGCATTGCTTGCATCTGCGGAGAATTTGGAGGTAAACTTTAGCATCGCTGAAACCAATGGTGTCGAGCTGCTGGTTAGTGCGCTTGCCGTATTCGGGGACAACGTAAATGTCACGTTGCAGGCTTGTAAATGCTTCTCATATTTGAGTATCGATCCAGAGCTACGTGTGATGATCGTGGCCCAAGGAGGTCTCCGTctggttgttgttgcgatAACGTCGAATCCAGATAATGCCGAACTAGTGGGTTTCGCTTGCTCTACCCTCTTAAATTTGACCTTTGACGCTGAAGTATCTGCATACATTGGATCGGGGATCGTGGACGCAATTGTACAGACTATGACTGGTCACTTAAAGTCAGCGCTTTTACAagaaacaggattgggaATTTTACAAAATATATCTATGCGCGGTCCGGATGAGAAGGCACGCATTGCTGAAGCTGGAGGAGTCGAAGCTGTCGTTTCAGTACTTAGGGAACATATTCGGTTACCGTCCGTTGTTGAACGTGGGCTTGCAACGTTGTGGAGTTTGGCAGTTCTTGACGAAAATCAGATACGAGTTGCGAATGCTGACGGCATCAATCTTGTGGTCAACTGCATGATGGCCCTGATCGAATATGAACGAGTGCAAAAGCAAGGCTGCGGGTGTCTATGCGCACTGGCAGGTGATTCAACCAGTAAAGTTTTGCTTCGCAATGCCGGTGGATTGGATGCAATAGTTTTTGCCATGTGGGCTCATTTCAACAAAAGTGGAGttcaaaaagaaggatgCAGAGCAATATCAAATCTTGTACATGATCCCGGAACGAATGAGATAATGCTAGTATCAGAGACTGAGGTTGGGGCGATACTATCTGCTATGAGAAGATTTCCTTCAGTGGCCGATTTGCAGATGCATGCTTGCTACTCTCTTCGAAACCTTACACTATCTGTGGACAATGTAGCTGTCGTACTTGGAAGTGCGGACGACATCCGCGAGCTCGTAGCCAAGGTTTCCTTACGAAACCCCGAATGCAGTCCAATCGTCAACCAAATACTTTCTCATTTTGGATAAAAGGTTGTCGCTAGTAAAAAGAAAAGACTCAAGTGTAGACTAAACGCGCCCGTTTGCTCTTACGTTGTCTTCAGTGGAAAAACGTCACCTAATTGGGTCACTTGCGGCGCGTAGGGATGTACCTTTCTTTCTCCGGTTGGAGAGCCTTCACGACTGGTAGGTGGGGTGACAATGCTCTTCTTGCTATGTGCACCAGTGTTGACTGTTTTGTCCCAATGATCAAGAAGTTGTGGGCACTTTGGAGACACTATCTCTTTTGAGCACGACGTGTCGCGTTCCAATCCTTTCCTGGTTCGCTTACGGAGGAATCCTGTGTATTTTCTCTGGATCGAAATGAACAGAATTGATATAAAACTAATCATGCACAGTGTTCCGATCATAAAGTCAATGATTGTGcggttttggaaagaaagcgaTATCGGTAGCTTTGAAATCGTTACAACACCACCAATAATTGGAGACATCCATTGAGATACTGCAGAGAAAAAAAATAAACCACTCTGCATTTTCCTCTCCAACTGGAAAATCCGGTTATCAATGTCACTGCGTTTGACATCCATTTCCACCAATAATTCCAGGAATACTTGTTGGTAACAAGAGGCCAGTGCCTTGGAAAATTGATCATGAATCGAAACACTAGTCTGCAGCGCTTTTATCTCGTCAGTGAACTTTTTAAAGATTGGCTCCATACCACCTCCGCCTTGGGCGTTGCCGTGCGACCCCGGCCCCCCATTGCGCAAGTTCAATTTTTTGCCGGATCTAAAATCAGCGAAATCGAGTTTTTCCAGACAAGCTGCGCTAGGAAGCTGTTCCAATATCTTGCTCCATGAAAATCCAGATGCATGAAACGCGGTATCGAAAGgaatcttttcttccatcTGTTGAATGGCTTGCAATAACGGCTGAGATTCAATCTCATCCGTGATACGCTCAATGGCTTCGACTTCAGACGTAACCAGCTTGGTGCCGGCGATCACCCCAGAAGCTGATGAAACAGTTGCAGGGGGATTCGAATCGTCGACAGAAATTCTGTCGGGTGTCCTATCAACTGTTGCCAATACACCAAAACGTTCCACATGTATGTCTATCCCTGTCGTTCGAGAGATGAGACTCTGAATGTGTTTAACAACAACAGATTCCGTAAGTGAGTGAAACAAAGCTTGATCGGATAAATCGGCAACAAATTTACTCTTGGTACTACGACCACGTTTCGGAGAGATGGTAAGCGCACGACGGCCTAGCTCAACAAAATGAGAATAATTTGTTCTTGCCGATTGCCTGCCAAGTTGACAAAAGGACGCGGATGAAAGCGCACTCAATAAATCAAAGTCAGGTGTAGAGCTCCTACCGGATGCGAACAAAAATGCACTCCGTTCAAAACTGTAATCCATCTGACATACAGCATCCAATCTGGTGTAGCATTGTCCAATAGTGGATACAGTCCCTTGGACGCTGCCGTCATTGCCATTTTCTTGATCCGTAGCCGAAAACGTAGGATCTATTTTCGACCCTGATACGTCTACGTCCCTCtcgtttttgtcgtttggcTGCTCTTCAACCGTTTCGGCCCATTGCTCGTGAAAACCTTGCAACATGGTACTCCCATGGACGCTGATCTGACTCACGGTGCAGTAATGCTCATCTCCGTAATGCGATACAAATCGAAACTTCAAATACCGTGCCCAAGACGGCTCGTGTAAATCAAATGCGTGTTTGCCATTCCCTCGTGGTGATGTGTATGTACCCAAATCAACCCAATTACCCATTGTCTGGGGCGAACCCATCACTTGAAAGGTTCCAATATGCGAACTGTATCGTTCATAATAGGAAAGTACTATTTGTTTCACAAGAATGTCTTCGGAGAGTCCAATGACGACGGACTTTTGGGGCTCTTCACAGGGAATAATTGCGTACTTGTCCTTGTCACCGTTCAGGACGTTGGAAATCCCGTTCCAACTCGACGATTTCTCCAAAATTAAAGCACCAGCAGATTTGCTGGCATAGTCTACCAAGACACGTTTCAGTCCGTCCTCTTCAGAAAATTTATCACCTTTGGAGTCACCCGAAGAGGCATGCATCGTTTCTGGTCCTGGGAGATCTTCGCCAGCCCGCGAGTCATCGATATATGCGGATACTTTCTCATTCTTTATTGTCTCTCTACTCCTTTCTACAACACCAATTTCTGCCGCGcttttttcgtcttttgaCACAAATTTATCGCGGACCACGTCCATTCGCAATCTGGTGCTAATAGAGGTCAATGACGTATCGTTTTCTGGTGGCCTGTAACGATTTTCAACGTATGATCCTACAAGTTTATGGGGATATCCCATCCGAAACGGCACTACAATGTTGTAGTGTTGACCGAATTCGCTTCCTTCAAATAAAATATCCGGATTTAGTGACTGCCGCAGCAGTGCAGAGTCCCGGTCGCCGTTAGGTCTGTGCAACGGTTCGCGGAATTGCTTTGTTCCACGGTCGATTTGGGTTTGTTCCCTACAAGACAGTTCCTTCTCCTGATCAGCAGGATGTTCCTCATCGGAGTCCCTCGTGGACTGCCACATTGGAACATCGTCAACCGCAAGCAAAGGAATCACACTGGCAAGCAGTAAAGTTATTCTCTTCCCCCGCAGTCTCTTCATGGTACGCGCATTTACAGATAGCTTGTTCTTTGATGgttctttttctcgttttcgtctGTGGCGAGAACTGTCGGAAATCGTTACTGTTTGTTCGATGTCCGTCGAAAGGTGTCACGTGAGTGGCGCAGCTCAAAGGCTCCTTGATTGTCGAACGTCGACGAACGCATGCGAGACCAGACCGCCACGTATGAGAAAGACATTTGAAATTCAAAATTCTCTTCTAGAAGCACATACACGTAAACATGTTAGATTCTAGATTCCGATTCCGATTGATTGTTGAATGTACAGTTAGTTGAACAGACAATGGTGCTCGAGAGGCCAAGCCAACAAACCGATCGTCCATACATATTTTATGATCATGTTCTTCGGGTCGCACCGATTCGAAAACGAGATCGTCGGATTTGCGTTTAACAAAAGCGTGCAATAGAGTATAGAAACCGTCAAATTACTGGGAGGAAAATCTGCTGCATTCAATTGGCTTCGGGCAAAATGGGGAAAAAGAGCCGTAAAGTTTCCAAGCAGCCGGCATCAGCAGCAGTGAGGgtagcagcaacagcaccaGCGACGTCTTTGGCCGCCGCTGCCTACCCACTTACGTATCCTTCCGATGGTCCATCTGAAGAAGAGTTGAACTGTCTCCAGTCCTCCTCCGCCACACTCCAAGCAAAACTGGACCAACTCACTTCGCTCGCTTTAGTCGACGACCGTTCCGGTTTTGTTCAGAATTTTGTCCCTCTCGATTTGTCAGCCGACGACGCCAATGCCTACTTGCAGGACTTGACAACGGCCCCCGAAGCTGCCTCTCAGTGGACCAACTTGGCGTCGGAAATTGCCGCGTTGGCCGCTGGGAAAAATGTACACAAGATTGAAGGTGATCAAGTCTGCAAGGCCGTCTTCTTCTTTACCCACCCACTGTTGCCATCCTGTGATCGGGAAGTATCCTTTGTCTGTACCCGTGGCGAATGGCGGGCTGAAGGGTGAACATGTGTATGCCACTTAGTATTGGCACATTCGGTTCTGATGTAGCGTGGTGTCATGCGGCGCTCTGATGAAACACAGCGGCGTCTTGATGATGGAGTGCATTCATTCACATGCTCAACTCGCCGACTTCACAAATAGTGCCTCTCGAACAGTTTCTCGAGGCAGATGTCAACCCAAGATTTGTCTCTTTGATAGTGGTCACATGTAAAAAGTCCAGTCAGGCCTCATTCGTATTAATAGAGACGGGAGAAATGCTACACGAACTAGATAAGGAACCGACCTCTGCCAGAAAAGATCATAGGTCGGAATTAGTTGTGCAAGTACAAAAAGGGTTACGATCTTACAATTAAATATGATCACTATTTTTGGAGTAGAACACACTCGTCATCCAACCAAGACTGTGACTCGTCATAAGGTCGAAGTTCGTGAATGTACCGCGACGTGACAGGTAGAGAGCCCAAATAAgagattttacagttaacaagTGTAATTACTTGAATCTTGGACAACCTGGCGACCACAACCATTCAAACTCTGCTCCACATTTCACTCCACCAAAGGTCTACGAGTGGTACGGCAACTCACAATCAATAACGTCTCAGGACCCACCCTTTCATCACCGATAGCCACAATTGGCTGCGACCGCTACACACTGCTTCTCCTCTAAGCACTACTGCAAAGATGCAAAAGGCGATAGTCGACCCCACAGAACGAGAGTTAGGTATCTTGACATACCAGTCACCGGCGTTAACGGGATTTACGGCGGTTCTCAAGGCCCGCTATTCCGACTTTGTCGTTCACGAAGGTAAAATATATACGTGGTTGTTGTCTCAAATACCGTGTTTCTAGCACCCTAGCGCTGACTCTCGTCCTTTTAATCTTGCGTTTGCTCAGTCGGAATCGATGGACGGATTGCGAAGTTGGAATCTGTGGAGCCCAAAGCCAGCAACGGTGTCgtaaaagaagaaaaatccAGGCCGGAAGAACCTGAGATAAAAAAGCGTAAGCTGAACGATGACGGTAGCCCAAATTGGGGCGAACTTGAGTCTGAATTAAGAGAATTTGTTGGCGAGCAGGGGGCCACCGAGACTATTGAACTGCTCCAAAGAGCTAACCCCTCGGAAGAGAAAATGTTTGTCAAACTACCGCCTTGCGCCGAAAAGGAAACCCGTCGGAACTTGCATCAATGGATTCGGTCTCGTCTGAACTTTTGCGCACGGGCCGATACAATCGACGAAACGAATTCGGATGGCAATGCAGTCACTAGAGGGCTTATTCGCATTTGGCACAAATCCTTTGAGAGGAAAATGCCAAACTACGGAAAGTTTGAGCGGAATCAGCAAAACCGAATGCCCCGGGAAAAGGCTCCTTCGGATAAGCAATACCTACAGTTTGTGCTATATAAGGAAAACATGGATACAGGAGCAGCCGTCGGGCAAATTCAGCAATTCGTGCAACCACCAGGAGGTGGTCGGGGCCGCGGTcgaggaggaagaggtaGCTTTAAACATGGTGGTCCTAAGCTACGAATGGGATATGCTGGAATGAAAGACAAACGTGGAATCACGAGTCAATACATCACAGTACCGGCGTCAACATCTCTCCACGCGCTCGCCGGTTTAAATCGCCCCGGGCAAGGGGGCGGCCATACGCGCAACGGAGGTGTCGGTATCATAAGGGTGGGTAACTTTGAGTACGTTGCCAATGAACTGAGATTGGGTCGGTTGAAAGGAAACCGATTTGATATTGCTCTACGAAACATAGAATTAGGGTCCGAAACGAAAAATATTGGatcttctttggaaagtGCTGCCCAAGCGCTAAAGGACAATGGATTTATAAACTACTTTGGTGTGCAGCGATTTGGCAAGTATCACGATACACATTTGACTGGTATCGCCATTTTGAAAGGCGACTATGAAGGTGCGATTGACATCATCATGTCACCGAAGCCTGACGAGAGGCCAAATATTGCCGAGGCACGAGCCATGTGGAAAGATCGGTTCTCTCACAATAGCGATAGGGCAAGTGCCGAAAAAGAATGCGCGCAGAAGTTATCCCGACAGTTCAATAGATTCATGCACAGCGAAATGGCCATTGTGAATAGCCTAGCTCGCGATCCTTTGAACTATGAGAAAGCTTTTTCTTGTATTAACAAAACAATGCGCATGATGTTTATCCATGCGGTGCAAAGCTATTTGTGGAATCACGTCGTCTCAAATCGTATTGAAACGTTTGGGGGCAAAGTGTTGGAAGGAGATTTGGTGCTGGCGGACCCCAACAGTATTGATGGGGAAGGCATTCCTGAAATTTTGGTGGTCTCAGGAGAGGATATTTCCGCAAATAAATACACGCTTACGGACGTTGTGGTACCGCTGATCGGATCAAAAACGCGCGATCCGGCCAACGCGTCAGCGGATCTTTTCGATACAATCCTACTAGACAAGGGACTTACTCGCGAAATGATGGTGAAAATGGAAGACCGTGATTTTAATAGCGCGGGAGACTACCGTAAGATGATCTGTCGTCCTGCGGATGTGGATTTTCAAGTGCTCGAGTACACCGATCCTCATCAGC contains the following coding sequences:
- a CDS encoding predicted protein, producing the protein MDSFGSFDQIEGSDAIPRYDQMGRLLSPDEREQIARRKGLCMRCGMKTHQGAFKRPLTDDNCYKGTCIRCNPNAVPKRVLESWNLKNRPANVQLVSGAAQANAVASGITLHGKHLLKKATRSVMAAGRATNKNGRVIPTGPSTTIAFTSEHSTSSNLKTGSGTSSEAQSSQTPLPQKSAPLLHAQDLHQPWIEGKRPSAHIPSLHSESSSMRQTSTSTIGKLSPTVSDRSLYSAESFASSASHVSTKCAASGCGIGTNNGNCGREPSVGADQNANDDLMASEYRQKPAKSAGLSNSVRLNSSRNDLDLSSPSNIRSKYLSNRSHSKMIEDDWTGGSQEMTHHTIIETLRAARADPVKLRQALHVLRNGLEVDLDGSLIIIARDILSQYVFDPSIADAACGAVWRITTLEDSLKSLAIESGIVGLLVDALKAHHEDATLCEWALGALTTLACSPFTKSDLAKTGVIEAVLELLDFHQNSAGILEWTSRCLHNLVHQYVVLDVEAAEEEMQAQIKKNISSIIEANGVSTLLNAMKLHATEPIALLWATKLMWRLFGRKEESSTVRVLFQLRQDGFVPLSTKLLRQQSTSSELFQLISRLVCMLLLKMDDGALYETASVAMPSIVRQMEEFKDDETLQEAGCRLLCALSTGGESVQENLKEADGILAIVKTMERLPENLMLLTRAGWCLWRLSANPSLFDSGLVEKSLQALSSAMDSHRDSVDLLVSTCGFSRNSTMVDGVSPTAYPLDVIFRWLTTEGQASHYKVQASQALHTLSRKYNDFLHLLNESVGIPRMIASLRDPQSCCRIDICCILTVLARNSEDSRQMLASADVVQTALAELAETNDLNWKACLLRLVSTILVSECALQIDVPIHAIQTAIGGVEGSTFDPSLSELACICVRNLLLTPNSRVGVEGLVKAMTDTIDTCAVSDSLCIEACYVIWALTSKYSDRNPSELSAMMTSLIGLMGKFMEPLNLEIQSAAAGTLASVLASIVRSPIPLKVQDVEVVISVIYKIIDTKPGASEAIEHLLAVLWNCCLVDENTLVQGGVVVAVIDTMVDNESNLQIQERGCTILALLASAENLEVNFSIAETNGVELLVSALAVFGDNVNVTLQACKCFSYLSIDPELRVMIVAQGGLRLVVVAITSNPDNAELVGFACSTLLNLTFDAEVSAYIGSGIVDAIVQTMTGHLKSALLQETGLGILQNISMRGPDEKARIAEAGGVEAVVSVLREHIRLPSVVERGLATLWSLAVLDENQIRVANADGINLVVNCMMALIEYERVQKQGCGCLCALAGDSTSKVLLRNAGGLDAIVFAMWAHFNKSGVQKEGCRAISNLVHDPGTNEIMLVSETEVGAILSAMRRFPSVADLQMHACYSLRNLTLSVDNVAVVLGSADDIRELVAKVSLRNPECSPIVNQILSHFG
- a CDS encoding predicted protein; amino-acid sequence: MKRLRGKRITLLLASVIPLLAVDDVPMWQSTRDSDEEHPADQEKELSCREQTQIDRGTKQFREPLHRPNGDRDSALLRQSLNPDILFEGSEFGQHYNIVVPFRMGYPHKLVGSYVENRYRPPENDTSLTSISTRLRMDVVRDKFVSKDEKSAAEIGVVERSRETIKNEKVSAYIDDSRAGEDLPGPETMHASSGDSKGDKFSEEDGLKRVLVDYASKSAGALILEKSSSWNGISNVLNGDKDKYAIIPCEEPQKSVVIGLSEDILVKQIVLSYYERYSSHIGTFQVMGSPQTMGNWVDLGTYTSPRGNGKHAFDLHEPSWARYLKFRFVSHYGDEHYCTVSQISVHGSTMLQGFHEQWAETVEEQPNDKNERDVDVSGSKIDPTFSATDQENGNDGSVQGTVSTIGQCYTRLDAVCQMDYSFERSAFLFASGRSSTPDFDLLSALSSASFCQLGRQSARTNYSHFVELGRRALTISPKRGRSTKSKFVADLSDQALFHSLTESVVVKHIQSLISRTTGIDIHVERFGVLATVDRTPDRISVDDSNPPATVSSASGVIAGTKLVTSEVEAIERITDEIESQPLLQAIQQMEEKIPFDTAFHASGFSWSKILEQLPSAACLEKLDFADFRSGKKLNLRNGGPGSHGNAQGGGGMEPIFKKFTDEIKALQTSVSIHDQFSKALASCYQQVFLELLVEMDVKRIGEENAEWFIFFLCSISMDVSNYWWCCNDFKATDIAFFPKPHNH
- a CDS encoding predicted protein; its protein translation is MGKKSRKVSKQPASAAVRVAATAPATSLAAAAYPLTYPSDGPSEEELNCLQSSSATLQAKLDQLTSLALVDDRSGFVQNFVPLDLSADDANAYLQDLTTAPEAASQWTNLASEIAALAAGKNVHKIEGDQVCKAVFFFTHPLLPSCDREVSFVCTRGEWRAEG
- a CDS encoding predicted protein, which gives rise to MQKAIVDPTERELGILTYQSPALTGFTAVLKARYSDFVVHEVGIDGRIAKLESVEPKASNGVVKEEKSRPEEPEIKKRKLNDDGSPNWGELESELREFVGEQGATETIELLQRANPSEEKMFVKLPPCAEKETRRNLHQWIRSRLNFCARADTIDETNSDGNAVTRGLIRIWHKSFERKMPNYGKFERNQQNRMPREKAPSDKQYLQFVLYKENMDTGAAVGQIQQFVQPPGGGRGRGRGGRGSFKHGGPKLRMGYAGMKDKRGITSQYITVPASTSLHALAGLNRPGQGGGHTRNGGVGIIRVGNFEYVANELRLGRLKGNRFDIALRNIELGSETKNIGSSLESAAQALKDNGFINYFGVQRFGKYHDTHLTGIAILKGDYEGAIDIIMSPKPDERPNIAEARAMWKDRFSHNSDRASAEKECAQKLSRQFNRFMHSEMAIVNSLARDPLNYEKAFSCINKTMRMMFIHAVQSYLWNHVVSNRIETFGGKVLEGDLVLADPNSIDGEGIPEILVVSGEDISANKYTLTDVVVPLIGSKTRDPANASADLFDTILLDKGLTREMMVKMEDRDFNSAGDYRKMICRPADVDFQVLEYTDPHQPLLQTDLMMLDGIEIKASLTSEKASATALLAMIIRFTLPPSAYATIALPNIKAN